DNA from Etheostoma spectabile isolate EspeVRDwgs_2016 chromosome 23, UIUC_Espe_1.0, whole genome shotgun sequence:
tttttttgacaacacAGCGGTTTTACTCTGCAGGGTTATGAGCGAACGAGGGCGTACATCGCGGCTCAAGGGCCTCTCCGAGCGGGCCGGGAAGACTTCTGGAGGATGATCTggcagcagaatgttggagtTATTGTCATGATCACCAACCTCAAGGAAAAAGGACGGGTAGGAGGTCACTCTGCCACcagtcagacacacaacactGGCTTCTCCAAAGAGAGCCGATACATAACGTCTGatcaatacaaacacacacatctggcAATTTGAGCATTCATATTCCTTTAGATCATCAAGCTTGAGTTTTCTAATCTTGTGCTGCTTGTATGTTAACATGTCAATTTAATTTTGATGCCTTCTAACTTCATGTTACCATACTGAACTGTTTCTTAAAGTGTTGTCTTGAGTCACGGCTCTCTGATCTGTTGGGGGCAATAAGCTGACAGGAAGTGTCtgttttagaaaaacaaatgagatgAAACCTATGTATTCTTTTGCTTAGAATCAACTCAACAAGTTACACTATGGAGCTTTAagtaatgtttaaaatgtacagtatattatgcAGGTTTGGAAACAGTTTGAGCTGATATTCGAATATCTTTTCATTTAGCTGCTCTAtaggtattaaataaatataaacagaTTCTTTGGTCACTTCAATGCTGCAGAACAAGCTGTAAAGTTGaacatgttagcaaacagtaggtttttttacacatccagcagacataGGAACACTAGCATTCATTTGGAATCTTGTCTGTATCACCTGACAACTGTAAATCCAATATTGACTCTCTTGTAGCCGTGTTTGGTctccaactcctgagggaaatatctatctatctgtccgATATGTTCACCAGCTGGTTGCTAGCTTTGTCTTTGGGCCTTTTGGTGCTGGACAGGCAGTGTACGGtgggtttatcagagctttttaaCTGAATTCAGCTGCCTGCTGAAATTTTTGCTGGTGAGAGCAGTGAGAATCAATCAAAACAGTATAGTTTCTGGCCGTAAAACCAagacaatgagctgaaagatgatAAAGCGCTCCATGGAGGTGAGGAGATCTCAGCATCTCATTGGTcatctgcttttattttatctttgtcCCCTTTGTACAGACAAAATGTGACCAGTACTGGCCGGAGGAGAACCAGGAAGAATACGGCCCGTACCAGGTGACCCTGAAAAGCAGCAAGACCCTCGCTTACTACACACTGCGGACGTTCACTGTCAGAGATACCACAAATAAGGTatgtctcactcacacacacacaaccaacacacacacaacacacacacacacacacacacacacacacacacacacacacacaccacctctcctctatcctctctctctctctctcttctctcttctatctctctctctctctctctctctctctcttctctctcttctctctctctctctctctctctaacagaGAGTTTGGTATTGGTTCCAAGCCGCTTTTGTCAAATTTACAAGCACGTGCTTTGTAATAACACTCTTCCTGGTGCTCAGGTTTTCAGAGGAGAGTTTGAACACACCGTCTCCATTACCACTACACCCAGTGGCCAGACATGGGCGTCCCAGAATACACTCTGCCAGTCCGTCCTATCAGAGGATCTCCCAAGCGCGGGCACAGGAGATGGGACCCGTACTGGTACACTGCAggtaaactctgtgtgtgtgtgtatgtgttgtggtgtgtgtgtgtgtgtgtgtgtgttgtgtgtgggtgttgtgcgtgtgtgcgtgtgttgtgcgtgtgttgtgtgtgagtgagagagaaagattcTTTTATATTGAAAGGAGTTACCATTTCTTATGGTTTTTTCCGGTATATTAGTatacatatagtatataatggctgatttcttgttttttaatattcgttcatcagaatcatttcaGATGAAGGAATCTgataaatgaatttaaaaaaataaaaagtgcatagtttgtccaccagaggacgctccttgttggcaacactgaatTCTTTTTGTTCAatattttgttcaaaggactttaagtttcatatcttaagtttgtattgttatacattttatttatcagaactatttttatgttttaatgttccTTTGTTCTGtggtgacaataaaacaaattattataatattattttagtgagaactcataaataactacaactaactaatgttagggaaatctgtttatgttttgtaacacatttctggatttctttttaaaatatatatcagcAAATTGGATTTTGatataaccaaatatttgtatcctTTATTGGTCGAGCTCTGCCGTATACTGAATAAGTATTTTACATGTGATGTGTGTCACAGTGCCGGTGTAGGAAGGACCGGAACCTACATAGTGATAGACAGCATGCTGCAGCAGATCCAGGATCAGGGTACGGTTAACGTTCTTGGTTTCCTGAAACATGTCCGAACGCAGAGGAACTTCCTGGTTCAGACGGAGgtatacaaacacagacacacgcgcgcacacgcgacacacacacacacacacacacacacacacacacacacacactctgtgctGTTCTAGATGTCCGTCCAGTCAATCCTTACTGAAAACATACTGTCTCTTGTTTGTCCTGTAGGAGCAGTACGTGTTCATCCATGACACTCTGGTGGAGGCCATCTTGAGCCGTGGCACCTcggtgacctctgaccttctCCACACTTATGTGTCTGACCTTCTAACCCCCGGGGCGTTAGGCAGGACGCGCATGGACAAACAGTTTAAGGTATagcatgttttgtgttttgttttttaggaattTAACCAACACTATGGTCATATTATTATCACACAAGTGTACGTACATGTTAACtgttgtaattgtaattgttgTGTTTCAGTTGATCAGTCAGCGTCAGGCCAAGCACGCAGACTACAGCACCGCCCTGAGAGACGGCAACGCTGAGAGGAACAGAGCCAGAGCTCTGATGCCTGGTAAGCAGAGCTGTGAAAggtttaccatttcatccacagCCTGTTCAAAAAAGACACATGGTCGCACCCTTAAGTCAGTGGTAGACTGAGATGCGCCACCATATCGActcttgtctctgtgtttctctatAGTGGAAAGATCACGAGTGTGTCTGACTGCTTCCAAATCCAACTCCACTGGGTACATCAACGCCTCCTACGTCATGGTAAGACAACGGGATTGTGTTGGTATCGTTTTTCGCAGTTTTTTAAGATATCAACAAAACTATTGCTGGCGGGTTTTTATGCTGCTTGTGCTTTCACAGGGACATCACCACAGTAAGGAGTTCATAGTGAGCCAGACTCCTCTGAGCAGCACGGTGGCAGATTTCTGGAGAATGATCTGGGAACACGGCGCACACACTGTTGTCTGTCTGccagacacacactctcaggtatctctctctctcacacgcacacatgcacacacacacacacacacacacacacNNNNNNNNNNacacacacacacacacacacacacacacacacattacagtaaGAATAACTgtatacaacaacacacactctaatttgttttcctgtttatGTCAGAGTGAACAGGGGGAGTCTTGTGTTTACTGGCCCAGTAAAGACCAGCCAATGAGCTTTGAGGGTTTCACTGTGTCGTACTCGGGGGAGGagcatgtgtgtctgtccaaTGACGAAAGACTTTTGGTGCAGGACTTTACAGTGGACTCCCCAGAGGTATTTCACATAGTatactgtgttttactgtacatatacatttataaagTCTCACACATCTCACTCcctccttctgttttttttccgcCTTGATGTAGAACAATTATGTGTTGGAGGTGCGTCAGTACAGCGCCGCCTGCTGGCCCAACCCAGACAGTCCCATTAGGAACTGTTTTGATCTGGTCAGCACAGTCAGAGAGCACAGCAGACATTCAGACAGACCCACAATCATACACGATCCGTGAGTACACCATAGACGGGATCACTCACTTTGTTCTTCCTTTGCGATGGTAAATCTGCTGTTTGTTCATTCTTtgcaaatctgtgtgtgtgtgtgtgtgtgtgtgtgtgtgtgtgtgtgtgtgtgtgtgtgtgtgtgtaggctgggCGGTGCTACATCAGGGCTGTTCTGTGCCCTAACCACCTTGTCCAGTCAGCTAGAGGAGGAGGGAGCTGTAGACGTCTACCAGGTGGCACGGATGACCAACCTCATGAGGCCTGGTGTTTTCAATGATTTAGTAAGTACACACAAAATACTCCTTACAGTAATGCTTCCATTTACCTCCGTCAACACTTGacaatgattattttatttgtaatatgtTACAATAagttattttattgtaataagAGATGGTTCGGTCTTGAAGCTGTGTTCTGCCCTCACAGGAGCAGTACCAGTATCTGTATCGAGCTGTGCTGAGTGTGGTGAGCAGCCAGGAAGACCAGAGAGCCCTGCAGAGTCCAGAAACCAACGGATCAGTACCACTGGGACAGACAAACATCGCTGAGAGCCTGGAGTCACTCATGTAGACACAggcacaaacaacacacaaacatgccacatacacaaaaatatgcatcacacacacacccacacagtctgAGTGCTGTGGCGACTGAGGTTTAGTCTGACATGAGATGAGAGGATAAACACCatcatttctgtgtctgtggttCATAGCTGGGTCCGCTGAGCATGTGGCAGGTTTAGACAGGTCATTAAAAGTGATGACCTTTACTTACTGTGTCACACTGTCAGCGTTAGCATGCACAGCAGACTGAGCTACAGATTCCACCAGACACAGAGCCTATTCCTgatgtttaaccctcatgtcagACCCAGTGACCATCCGGCCATGATGTAAATCATCCCTTAAAAGGGCAAAGGTACCACTTTCTAATAAGGCACTGCTTATAAAGGATTTCATTTTAGTTGTAATTGGTGAATACATGATGTACTCATGCTTCTTAGATCAGCTATATGTATTTCAATAAACAATGTTTGTGTTGCCAGGTTGTTAAACTCCCTTTGACTGGTCAGATAGTTCTTTCTGGAAAAGGGCTTTGGATGATAAGGACCAAAGTCCATTTAGTCAAATTTCTCATATCCACTACCACCACTTGATCACAAATGAAGCTCTGCATTCACACTGAATCTCTCGCGGCGGTACgggtgtgtttatttgtgctttgAAATGCTgtgaaacaattttaaaaaaacaaaaaacgtttcATTCCTCTGATTCACTGCTTCGTGCGACGCTCCCTCTCTTCATTCATTCTCTAGCTCGACCacagctgctctctctctctggcttaTTTAGCCAGGGAGGAGAGGCCAACTGTGAACGCTGTTTACAAACAGTAAAGCACGCAGGCCGTGGTTTTGTTCCATCCCTCGCCAAATCTACCACACAGGGAGCATCTCAGAAGCGGAGCGTCTTGCGCAGACACGGATGGTAGAATTAAGGGGTACGCAATACCTCCTACATATTGTAACTTTAATGAATTACTAAAAtgtacagtaccagtcaaacgTTTGTCAAAATGTTTCAATTTGGACTGGTACTGTATAACCGCACTTTTGCTGAGTAGAAAGGACAAACACAATCCAATGGGATTTTTGCCAACCCGATAactaatctataaaaaaaagcaaaggattTATCAACCATTAATAAAGCAATTAGTTACTATTTCTTTGTAAAAGGTTCATTATTAGAAAGTTGTACCAAAAAAGCTTCACTGCCTTTCCAAGAAGAACCACCACACTTTCCAACTGTGTATCTGTTGCTGGTCAGCATGGAGCCTGAAGCTGCAGAGAGCAGAGGCCAAACACCGTGaacaaatgtgagaaaaaaaaacatgacgaAGAATTTCTACCTAAAATGAATTTCTCTTTTCAttggaaatatattttttcttaatgATGAAAGGAGTCAGCTGTTTAATTCCAACAACAGACCTACCTTAAAATTCTTAACTTGTCTattttagtctttggttaacatgtatttctttttttgggggggtctctttgcttttttaatcACTCCGTCTTCTAAAAGACAGAATTAACTATGAAAAAGAATTTAAATTGATAAACTGGCAAAACAAACTTTATATATTAGATGCATATGATAGTAGAACAAGATGACTTCAATGgtaaaaaagggaaatgatGAATTCTCCTAAACTTTTGTTTTCCCAAACATTAACTAGCAGATTCTGGGGCTCAAACTACCACGTGTCCTTAATAAGAGGAATATTTTGAATAACCAAAATCTCTTAAGGCCTCACTAGTGACACTTAATTGACTGCTGTTGAATTTCTCTGTTCATGTCTTGTTGCCACTGGCTCCATGGTCTCTGGTTCCCCGTGCCTTTTGTAATTCATGTTATTGTACTTTAAACCTGCTTTGATACAAAACTGTGTGACTAATATGCCAAAATAATGagctgtgattttgttttttgttttgtttttctcatgcgGAGTGGGGAAACATGCCATTGGATGTTTTGTAAAAGATGCAATCCACACAAAATCTTTTTGAGTATCATCACAGACAGTCCCTGTGAACCTGATAAGTCATGAACCAGCAATTATTAGAATCGGCTGAAGGAAATCCATTTAGCTGAGACAGTTGCCATATTTTTGCAAACATTTAGTGTCGAGACAAACCAATGGAAAGAAACTAAAAATACCGATAGTCTGTTAAACCTTAGactgcacagactgaaaatgaaATTCAGAAGCTGAGACTTCCTGAGCATCCCTGGGCCACTAGCTATGACTGTTTTACATTGTGAACAATCAACCTCTCAATCACTTTCAAACAATGCTGCCGCTTCTATCTGTGCCTGTTTTGCGTCCACTCCGTACCATTTGTTTAGCTCATGCGGGGAAGCAAAATGGCACAAATCATAGAGGCTGCTGTTACTGAGCCAGACAGCCATTCAAACCAGGTCTAGCCATAATGTCGGAACTCTTTGTGTAAATATCCCAAAATACATCATAAGGCCAAATGATGTATGTTTATAATGTATCTctatatattttctattttactaTATAAAAGAAGTGATTTTCTAGTCatttacacatatacagtataactgTGTTGATTTGTTTTGATCAATTTAGCCTGGATATATTGATTATGTTCATAGTTTTAATGGAATGTTATCTCTTTTTATCTTTATGATTTAAGTAGCAGCTTAATGTCTATATCTTTATCTCCAGCCATAAACTGGTGCAGTATGTAAATAGCAACAGGTTGAAGAAACACGATTTAAGATTTGTTTCCAAACTTGTTTATGATTTTaaacttctttctttttccaggaggggaaaaaataaaatgttcttgtttagaccaaactaattttttttcattctcttaAACCGTCTCAACACATCAATACACAGAAGAAACAGGATTACAGATGTAccatgcttttatttatattataatacatTGTATTGCATTGTCTCCCCTGATCAAACCTGTACATTACATGATAGTAAAGACCATGAAAGGTTAACAAAGATTAAgtcaaaaccaaaaatatatatttctatgtAATCATATTATTTGTCATGACACATTATATTGTAGCAGTCACATAAGATAAAGTGTATATAGTGCATTAAGAATAAACCTCGGTATGCAGTGAGAATACGAGTGCCCACCCTGGGtggaatattattttttattttaactttctgTAGAACTGCCAAGCATTTCAACCCTAAAAAGATCCCAATCCTGCCTTCACTTTACACTCTGCATGGATAGAACTTCCCTTTTTATATGATGTAACCGAGGCTGGCTTTTATATTTGGGGTATGATTTTTACTATCTTGCTGATAGATGTTTTGCCTAGCCAGGCCTTTAGTTTGAATATAAAGGGGGTCTGGACACAACAGATGGCAGCCATGATGCCGTAGGCTTTGTTTTAAGGGTTAACATTTTAATCCAATACCAATTTTCACCCTCATGTCTCATTGTACCATAAGTACATTTTGAGGGGctctgacatgttttttttcccagaccTTCATAAAACAGTACTCTTAGTTTTAAACTCAAACTGCATGAGGATCAATTGGCAAACATTTATCTAGACCTTCATCACCGAGAAATGAATGGCAAAATTATTCCAGTGTGCAAGTCCACCAATATCCtaatttaaaacacaacatTGTATGTTTTTTCTGATAATATCAAATTACGATGGCAATGAGTTCACTCTTTGCAACATCTGTGACCATATCAACTTTCCAATGCCTTCTTCAGTGTTCACACTACCGGCCTACTACAGAGGCTAAAAATGGTTTTGTaatcttttcttatttttgacATAAAGCAAAGCTATTACTCATTGGGGTAAAAGACCCTGAGCAACAGCCAATCACCCATTGGTCTTTTGCGTTTGCTGAATCTGATTTTGTcagggaaacaaacaaacagattaTTTCCCATTTCACTATTTGTGAAAAGCCAGTGGAAGCCATCTTTCTTTGGAAACGTCTTGAGTGAAGCTCAATCAAGTCTCCCCTGTATTAATGTCACGGATtatacacaaacatactgtactttgataaaataaaaaaaatacatagctAAGAAATAAGTATTATGGCACATAAAGACGTTAGCATCAAGGACACTTCAGCTGAGAAATCCAGATCAAATCTTGGTGTCATCCTGCTCCCCGTGCTATAATGTCAATATTCTGTCATCTGTCATATTTTGACATATCATTTGATGTCCTTTGtgacaatacatattaataaccCTAAATTCTCAAATAAAacccataaaacaaaaaaaggacacaatgacaaaaaatgcTATTGCTATTTACTATATTACATTGGCTGTCACTTTCTCAAGCAActgcaaaataaaagccttcCAAAGAAGTGAAGGGATTCTGCCCAGTTTATGTTTATAACCTTTTTACttaaatatattgtttaaaacATAGTTATAAATTGGAGAAGTTACAATTCTGATTCTCTCTTAAGTTGAGGTACATAAAACCCCAGGGCCACTATTTGAGAATTGATGGTGTACATTTGTTGAATAACTAAATATTACATGATAAATAACACAAAAGCAAAGTTAAAATATGTTGTCTGGTGCAATACACTGAGTGCAAATGCAAGTATTAcaggcaagaaaatactttatactgtatataattttgGTAAAATAGCCACAGTCTCTAGTTTACCTAAAATGCTACAGCACCACAACTTCCACCTGTTTCAAGCTCATGATGAGAAACTGAAAATGACCAGAATCCCTTTTTGAATTGTCACATTTCTGTAAAATCACTTATGGAGAGATGAACTCCAGTCATAAATAAAACCTAGTTGACctgtttgtaattttgtttggaaaaaatgtCCTCGCTAGATAAACGCTACGGTGCTCTGTAGCATTAAAATATAATGTTTCATAACTTGTCATAATgactacaaacaaaaaatgatttataccactttaaaatattaaatttagCACCTGTTAAAAGCAATACAGAGGGAAGTGACagctcaaaatgtcaaaaaagactGAATCAAATCCTCACTGGGAAAGGTATGTTGTTAACAAGAGATATTAAAGCACTGTATTAGGTTATGCTCTCTGTTCTCtgtcatttctgtgtgtgtgtgtgtgtgcgtgcgtgtgtgcgtgcgtgcgtactcCTACAAGCTGTGTTGTTCTCTCCTCTTGTCTGCATCCTTAATTTCCCTGACAACCCTGTTGGACACACAGGAGAAATTAGACAGcagtacactgtgtgtgtgtgtgtgtgtgtgtgtgtgtgtccttacaGAGTTAGTTCGTCTGCGTTTCCAGCAGTCTGGGTTGAGTCTTTTCTGTTCGTCTGCAAGGGCTTTGGCCTCTATGGTGAACGTCCGCCGCTCCTCACTTCGCATTTTCTTCCACTGCTCCCCAAGGAGGACGCTAAttgctctgacacacacacacacacacacgtaccacATGTTACCTtacaataaacatttaaatgcatcACGGCTTCACAACACACATGTAGACACAGAGCACACCTACCTGTTGTCCTTGCCTGGGTACATCTGTGTGTACTCCACCCTGAACTTCTTGGCAAACAGCATGAAGGCGTTCATTGGCCGCTTGCACCTATTGGGCGTGGCATTATTACTTCCTGCTGTGCTGGCTTGCTGGCTTTTGGTTGGCTTTTGACGAGGAGAGTGGGAGTGACCGGGACTCGGGGTGTCTGCAGGTTTTAGGCAGATCCACAACCGACAGgttagctttttattttattttttttatatatagtatatactatataaaatGTATCCTCAACCTTGTTCTTTTTTGTAaagggtgtttgttttttgcaaacTGATTGATGCCTGTAACCAATTTACCTGCTTATTCACACAGTGGAGGATCTAAAGATTTGAATTATAGTACCTTGTAATGTGTCTCTATCTGGAGACACAGCTCCTCCGCTGGACTGCGAGGTGCGCCGCCGTCTGGCCATACTGCTCAACACGTACACCGCAGAGGAGTCCAGAGGAGTGAAATCATAACTGAGAAAGACAGGCGTatcaaaaacgtttaaaaaaaagaagcgttTCACACGCATGAACTTATCTGCTGATCGGCCTTTTGCTGCTTCAGGTTTAGAAGAGGTGCCTATTTCACCTCTTGAATGTGTCAAAGACCAGCGAGTCGTCGGTGTGTTTGGCATCTCTGTGTCCTGGAGGAAGGCACACATCTCCCACCTCCATTTCATAGCACGGTATCCCATAACGCACCACGGTCAAGCTTGGGTGAAATGACGTCCACCCTAAcagaaagtaagtaagtaagagtGTAATTAAATCGATATGTTGTTTTCAACAGTTGCCATGTTTTCTCATCCTCATCCCTCCTACCTTTGTTTTTGACGTAGAAGGGGTGATCAAGTTGGCACCGGGCGGTCATGGGGGCATGTTCGAATGCCccggggtcaaaggtcagctgtAGGACAGCCTGACCAGACAACACAATCTCTGAATGCTCCACCAGCTGTAGACCCTCAGAGCCATAACTCTGCATGAGAGCAAGCAGTGCGTTTACTCATTATATACAATTACTGTATTCCTGTTTTCTTTCACCTAAATGATACAGATTGCTTCTGCTGCTATTGTTAAATACACAACACCATTGAGAGCAGGCCAGACACACTGCATTAGGATGGACACCAACTTAAAAAGTGCACCGTGAGCTCCTAAGCGTAGGCCCAAGCTTCTTGCATAATGCACCTTCAGAGATCTTGGTTGTTCCTCATCACCAGAGTCTTCCTGAGCAGAGTCCAGTTCCTCGACGTCCTGCCACTCCACATTGGAGCCGCAGTGGAAACGCAGATGAGTGCCTGATGACAGagaatactgctctgagatatAAACAATAATCTCACATGTATGTCTTCCCAAcagaaagggaaaaacaaaGCAATCACCCAGTGTGAGGTGGCGGCAAAAGTGATCCTACCTTTGAGAAAGCAGTGCCAGACAGTGGGTGGACAGGAGAAGCTCCAGCCCATGTCTTCGTCATCAGACAGAGAGGATCTGGTTGACACTGCAGAACCACATTCACTGCTCTTCTGTGGAAACATGACGCATTGTCAGGCACGTGTCGGGATTTAACAGCTACCCATAAGCCACGAAATGTGGGTTTGTacaaacacagcagcagctccTTATTGACACACAGCTTTCTATGGCACATGGTTGGAGAGGAGTCAGTTTTAGTAAGttaaaaccatagactgtaaatatagTGGACATAGCAACAGTCATTGTTTTGTGGACTGCAGTTTTGAAGCCTAGAGTTTGGCAATTTGTCCGTTGCcagcttgtttttgttttttattaccaAATGTGACTAATTTTGGACGAAAGCAGGGGAGGTTAGCGCGGCTAAACCAGTGTTGTCTATTGTTTCTATGGCactgtgctaagctaaatgcCAAGGAGAGAACAGGGTTGCAGATTTTCAGCTGGCTGAAGCGAGTCATCAGGTGCAGTTTTACTTGTGGACGTCCAGGTACTGCcgccattcatctgcatgtacggcaGTATACCAAAAATTAGGAGACTTTCCCTTAACTTACCAGCTAAAGCTAGATAGCATAGTTGGCGCTAACGAACACTTCACTAAACACtttaaggaaaacaaaatgttccaattaactTCGATGACGGGaagtaaacacacagagaaggtcaaagtttaagatACAAGTGTAGCCCCGCCCCTAAAGCATCCCCagctttattgtctattttaagATAAATGGAAccataatttactaaatgaacatcatgctgtattgaagaagacttgaaagtaGCGATTAAGGACATAAACTCGTTATCAAAATGTTTATTGAGATAAAAATTAAGTGAGAGGTGGGCTTGTTGTCCCATAGACTTCCATCCAATCAGACTCctttttgcaaccagtggagtTCCCCCCCCGCTGGAAGTAACAATGCCGGTTTAAGGCAGATTCTGCATTGGCTTTACTTTTCAGACCCAGaggtttattttattatttttttacagtctatggttaaaacataataaaagatcctttttttgttt
Protein-coding regions in this window:
- the LOC116673421 gene encoding HMG box-containing protein 1 isoform X2, which translates into the protein MMDADGDQSLLCCEERLPSSPGFPTSDSSMEYDDLPDLQQVQEEAEPTAPPVYQVDAGVSHQERRAHPQPPDTHWLTQLAHIATGPQSPLLQDSPHSSSSSVCLSSASSNLHSYSRPPPPHPSSTLSSPTGHGRERRRTRKSSECGSAVSTRSSLSDDEDMGWSFSCPPTVWHCFLKGTHLRFHCGSNVEWQDVEELDSAQEDSGDEEQPRSLKSYGSEGLQLVEHSEIVLSGQAVLQLTFDPGAFEHAPMTARCQLDHPFYVKNKGWTSFHPSLTVVRYGIPCYEMEVGDVCLPPGHRDAKHTDDSLVFDTFKSYDFTPLDSSAVYVLSSMARRRRTSQSSGGAVSPDRDTLQDTPSPGHSHSPRQKPTKSQQASTAGSNNATPNRCKRPMNAFMLFAKKFRVEYTQMYPGKDNRAISVLLGEQWKKMRSEERRTFTIEAKALADEQKRLNPDCWKRRRTNSGCQGN
- the LOC116673421 gene encoding HMG box-containing protein 1 isoform X1; amino-acid sequence: MPSSEPEHHNMRHSEPEREHKGVMMDADGDQSLLCCEERLPSSPGFPTSDSSMEYDDLPDLQQVQEEAEPTAPPVYQVDAGVSHQERRAHPQPPDTHWLTQLAHIATGPQSPLLQDSPHSSSSSVCLSSASSNLHSYSRPPPPHPSSTLSSPTGHGRERRRTRKSSECGSAVSTRSSLSDDEDMGWSFSCPPTVWHCFLKGTHLRFHCGSNVEWQDVEELDSAQEDSGDEEQPRSLKSYGSEGLQLVEHSEIVLSGQAVLQLTFDPGAFEHAPMTARCQLDHPFYVKNKGWTSFHPSLTVVRYGIPCYEMEVGDVCLPPGHRDAKHTDDSLVFDTFKSYDFTPLDSSAVYVLSSMARRRRTSQSSGGAVSPDRDTLQDTPSPGHSHSPRQKPTKSQQASTAGSNNATPNRCKRPMNAFMLFAKKFRVEYTQMYPGKDNRAISVLLGEQWKKMRSEERRTFTIEAKALADEQKRLNPDCWKRRRTNSGCQGN